Proteins co-encoded in one Prunus persica cultivar Lovell chromosome G6, Prunus_persica_NCBIv2, whole genome shotgun sequence genomic window:
- the LOC109949641 gene encoding protein FAR1-RELATED SEQUENCE 5-like yields the protein METSSMERSGKMDRGGETSKGGCSDSGYLGGCERSSHRAPATESGHMSVAHMVSESSDDNGVDIIAPRKEDVMGKEFKTIELAEEYYISYAKGIGFSVRKDKLVRNSEGKVCRRRWCCSKEGLRNEKFNDRSDRIRPPKPITRENCSAHFWVGYEKKSDVYVVTNFEPHHNHQLVTPLESPYLRCNRVVRNSDLAQAVGMRRALFRTCQTYEYMVDQCGGYLNVGFQIKDLYNKLDASRREILLDGDTEAALSYLKAKGAMDPEFFCKFSVDEENRLRNLFWRDSTSLLDYIAYGDVLIFDSTYKTNVYDKPLVLFVGSNNYRSTVMFGCALLQDETFETYKWLLETFMASMKDKKPISILTDGDEAMRKAIDDVFPMSNHRLCSWHVSRNAQNNLKDDELLRNFQACIWEPFALDEFEKKWEVLRERASTPQQKEWLEMMYAKRDAWAESCLRGQFFGGMCTTQRVESMNKYVKDYLRKGVKLFECIPAIDRAILRLRNTTAKEGFNAKYSTPVLKTGLTKLEQQASLIYTHRCFVLVRHEIEACSALTHDNVMHNFGGRVYVLSKYDEPHNNWTCIYHGGENMRIECGCQKYESEGIPCCHLFYVMKCEHLTEIPPALIMKRWTKNGQTDTCREFIGKGEDTTNEVVEMARYGHLSAMSNKVCFCASKSADGYAMLTNEFSRWEGICEGLRQKEEQTSLKLGTGEQCPPNIVKDLNIVRTKGTQARQGGMRKRRQCHLCHGYGHTKRNCSQRNLHPSRHAGVNIPSGSERYQYTSDIRPFPDISYSYPSQTVSQCHGNYVVNLPGSDSFSTADPTGSTPNSDDGFSFDNGEPNSLCTSSTQNNCSFRTWFTCNN from the coding sequence TGATTCAGGGTATTTGGGTGGTTGTGAAAGGTCAAGTCACAGGGCACCGGCAACAGAGAGTGGGCATATGTCGGTCGCACATATGGTTAGTGAAAGTAGTGATGATAATGGTGTTGACATTATTGCACCGAGGAAAGAAGATGTTATGGGGAAAGAGTTTAAAACGATAGAATTAGCGGAAGAATATTATATAAGTTATGCAAAGGGCATTGGATTTAGCGTGAGAAAAGACAAATTAGTTCGAAATTCGGAAGGGAAAGTATGCAGGAGACGGTGGTGTTGTTCTAAAGAAGGTTTGAGAAATGAGAAGTTTAATGATCGATCAGATAGGATTCGACCACCGAAGCCAATTACAAGAGAGAATTGTTCTGCCCATTTTTGGGTGggttatgagaagaaaagtGATGTTTACGTCGTTACGAATTTTGAACCACATCACAATCACCAACTAGTTACTCCACTTGAATCGCCATATCTCCGATGTAATCGTGTCGTTCGAAATTCTGATTTAGCACAAGCAGTGGGAATGCGAAGAGCATTGTTTAGAACATGTCAAACATATGAGTATATGGTCGACCAATGTGGTGGGTATTTAAATGTTGGTTTTCAAATAAAGGATCTGTACAATAAGTTGGATGCATCACGCAGGGAAATTTTGCTCGACGGTGACACAGAAGCTGCACTCTCTTACTTGAAAGCGAAAGGAGCAATGGATCCAGAATTCTTTTGTAAGTTCAGTGTTGACGAGGAAAATAGGCTTCGTAATTTGTTTTGGAGGGACTCTACTTCACTTTTGGATTACATTGCCTATGGCGATGTCCTCATATTTGACAGCACATACAAAACAAATGTTTATGACAAGCCCCTAGTGTTGTTTGTCGGTTCGAACAACTACCGTTCTACTGTAATGTTTGGTTGCGCATTATTGCAGGACGAGACATTTGAAACTTACAAGTGGTTATTGGAAACATTCATGGCATCCATGAAAGATAAGAAgccaatatcaatattgacggATGGCGATGAGGCGATGCGTAAAGCTATTGATGATGTGTTTCCCATGTCTAACCATCGGTTGTGCTCATGGCATGTGTCAAGGAATGCACAAAATAACTTGAAGGATGATGAATTGCTTAGAAATTTTCAGGCATGTATTTGGGAACCATTTGCATTGGACGAGTTTGAGAAGAAATGGGAGGTTCTGAGGGAAAGAGCGAGTACTCCACAACAAAAAGAATGGTTGGAAATGATGTATGCAAAAAGAGACGCATGGGCTGAATCATGTCTGAGAGGACAGTTTTTCGGTGGTATGTGCACCACTCAACGCGTGGAGTCCATGAACAAGTATGTGAAAGATTACTTGAGGAAAGGCGTGAAGTTGTTTGAATGTATTCCAGCAATTGATAGGGCTATATTACGTCTTAGGAATACCACGGCGAAGGAAGGTTTCAATGCAAAGTACTCAACACCAGTCCTTAAAACCGGATTGACAAAACTCGAGCAACAAGCTTCTCTGATTTACACGCATAGGTGTTTTGTATTGGTACGTCATGAGATCGAAGCTTGTTCAGCACTCACCCATGATAATGTGATGCATAATTTTGGAGGTCGTGTATACGTATTGTCAAAATATGATGAACCGCATAATAATTGGACTTGTATTTACCACGGTGGGGAAAATATGCGGATAGAGTGTGGATGCCAGAAATATGAAAGTGAAGGGATCCCGTGTTGCCACCTATTTTATGTAATGAAGTGCGAGCACCTTACGGAAATTCCTCCCGCACTCATAATGAAGAGATGGACAAAGAATGGCCAAACTGATACATGTAGGGAATTTATCGGCAAAGGCGAAGACACGACCAACGAAGTTGTAGAAATGGCGAGGTATGGACATTTAAGTGCTATGtcaaacaaagtttgtttttgTGCATCGAAGAGTGCAGATGGTTATGCCATGTTGACGAATGAGTTTAGTAGATGGGAGGGAATTTGTGAAGGCTTACGGCAAAAGGAAGAACAGACAAGTCTGAAATTGGGTACTGGTGAGCAATGTCCTCCAAATATTGTGAAAGATCTAAATATCGTTAGGACAAAAGGCACTCAAGCAAGGCAGGGTGGAATGCGCAAGCGTCGACAATGTCATTTGTGTCACGGATATGGACATACAAAGCGTAATTGCTCTCAAAGAAATTTGCATCCAAGTAGACATGCAGGTGTGAATATCCCATCAGGTAGTGAAAGATATCAGTATACTTCTGATATCCGGCCGTTCCCGGACATTAGCTACAGTTATCCTAGTCAAACGGTTTCTCAATGCCATGGGAACTATGTGGTTAATTTGCCTGGTTCTGATAGTTTTTCTACTGCAGACCCAACCGGTTCTACCCCCAACAGTGACGATGGTTTCTCATTCGACAATGGGGAACCTAATTCCCTATGCACTAGTTCAACCCAAAACAATTGTAGTTTTCGAACTTGGTTTACATGTAACAATTAA